A genomic window from Chrysoperla carnea chromosome 3, inChrCarn1.1, whole genome shotgun sequence includes:
- the LOC123294700 gene encoding neuronal acetylcholine receptor subunit alpha-5-like, producing the protein MIYFYCSKITLLIFVFYITGSFTIAENPMPAITDISSKPIWNATETDLIKRALLQNYDKFSRPAQHSKSTTVYLGLNVLHVDIDEHKSTFSIFCWTRFTWLDEKLKWNASDYGGVKIIRLADHEIWQPDVVVYNGADGNSIDHYGSTHSLVGNDGNVIWVPPSQFNVFCDLNFRYWPFDTQLCELKMGSWTYDGNQIDLQMSDGNSSEIELLISNTEWQLTKLRKVRKNIIYACCEEPYPHISYNFTVVRNSPTYRAIIVTPAFAIVFMTLSTFWLPSHAGEKILLNGCVAVINCLILMYLTHKIPPLRLHTPLVILFFTNNLYLACFSTIISVIVLHISRTKHNTNLPWFIKKLLTGWLGRILSLQISSQNLMSHRVNAEELKEHSSIVFDEHLGNDDHQMISSGSTKKNYQQDWLSFATAIDRLSFVLYTFIYVILAMMYSF; encoded by the exons atgatttacttttattgttctaaaattacattattaatatttgtgttttatattaCGGGATCTTTTACAATTGCTGAAA aTCCTATGCCTGCAATTACAGATATTAGTTCGAAACCAATTTGGAACGCTACTGAAactgatttaataaaaagagcATTACTTCagaattatgataaattttctaGACCTGCACAACATTCGAAAAGTACAACAGTTTATCTTGGCTTAAATGTCCTACATGTCGATATTGATGAACACAAAtcaacattttcaatattttgttggACAAGATTT ACATGGTTGGATGAGAAATTAAAATGGAATGCATCCGATTATGGTGGTGTAAAAATAATTCGTTTAGCCGATCATGAAATTTGGCAGCCTGATGTTGTTGTTTACAATGGTGCCGATGGAAATAGTATTGATCATTATGGCAGCACCCATTCCCTTGTTGGTAATGATGGCAATGTTATTTGGGTACCACCATCACAATTTAATGTCTTTTGTGatctaaattttcgatattggCCCTTTGACACACAATTATGTGAATTAAAAATGGGATCATGGACGTATGATGGTAATCAAATCGATTTACAAATGTCCGATGGGAATTCAAGTGAG ATCGAATTACTTATATCAAATACAGAATGGCAGCTAACTAAACTACGGAAAGtgcgaaaaaatattatatatgcgtGTTGTGAAGAACCATATCCtcatatttcttataattttactGTAGTTAGAAACTCTCCAACGTACAGAGCCATTATTGTTACACCCGCATTTG cTATTGTTTTTATGACACTATCCACATTTTGGCTTCCCTCTCATGCTggtgaaaaaattttactgaatgGGTGTGTTGCTGTcatcaattgtttaattttaatgtatttaactCATAAAATACCTCCTCTTCGTCTTCATACACCTTTAGTCA TTTTGTTTTTCACGAATAATCTTTACCTGGCATGCTTTTCAACAATTATTTCGGTAATTGTTCTTCATATTTCAAGAACAAAACATAATACTAACTTACCatggttcataaaaaaattactaaccGGTTGGTTAGGCCGAATATTAAGTCTTCAAATATCTAGTCAG AATTTAATGTCACATCGAGTTAATGCTGAAGAATTAAAAGAACATTCGTCGATTGTTTTTGATGAACATCTTGGAAACGATGATCATCAAATGATTTCAAGTGGTTCCACAAAGAAGAATTATCAACAAGATTGGCTTTCATTTGCCACGGCTATTGATCGATTATCATTTGTTTTGTAcacttttatttatgttattttggcCATGATGTATTCATTTTAA
- the LOC123296114 gene encoding zinc finger protein 271-like, with protein sequence MAKVRELIKEEDIKIEQQIYTELISQDEDFQIEQQIHTGLIIQDEDIKIEQQIHPELIIIKNETIEDNVSVEHVQNFTESYPEKCFACELCNKAFSRRDLLKRHKRIHTGERPFSCDVCDKTFSQHHHLVGHKRIHTGEKPFSCDICDKQFGHQSNLYQHKQTHLGEKQFSCDFCDKKFNRKTDLISHIRSDHPGEKPFACDICNKRYLNKTNLHYHKRTHTGERPYSCDICDKSFIQKVTLITHKRIHSGEKPFSCKICQKKFTQYQLLVRHQRIHFEEKSELSNSEVDSEVFSKVEDMGNGQQSKLTIGNGSFETGQQFSSKLIIKNEKQEIGQRTHSRAKPHHCDVCNKTFSQRNVLTAHQRIHTGEKPFSCDVCGKKFTHKHHLRGHQRTHTGIRPYSCDVCKKTFTEKHTLNRHKKSHE encoded by the exons atggccAAAGTGAGAG AATTGatcaaagaggaagatataaaaatagaacaaCAAATTTATACAGAATTGATATCTCAAGACGAAGACTTCCAAATAGAACAACAAATTCATACAGGGTTGATCATCCAAGACGAAGACATAAAAATAGAACAACAAATTCATCCTGagctaataattattaaaaatgaaacaatagaAGACAATGTTTCAGTTGaacatgtacaaaattttactgAAAGCTACCCTGAAAAATGTTTCGCATGTGAGCTTTGTAATAAAGCATTTTCCCGTCGAGATCTGTTGAAaagacataaacgaattcacacGGGAGAGAGACCATTTTCGTGTGATgtatgtgataaaacattttcccAACATCACCACCTAGTTGGACACAAACGAATTCATacaggagaaaaacctttttcatgtgacaTTTGTGACAAACAATTCGGCCACCAAAGTAATTTATATCAACATAAACAAACACACCTTGGTGAGAAACAATTTTCatgtgatttttgtgataaaaaatttaatagaaaaactgATTTAATTTCTCATATACGAAGTGATCATCCGGGTGAAAAACCGTTTGcttgtgatatttgtaacaAAAGATATCTTAACAAAACCAATTTACATtatcataaacgaactcatacggGCGAAAGACCATACTCGTGTGATAtctgtgataaatcatttatccAAAAAGTCACATTAATTACACATAAACGGATACattctggagaaaaacctttttcatgcaAGATCTGCCAAAAAAAGTTTACTCAATATCAACTTTTAGTTCGACATCAGCGAATTCATTTTGAAGAAAAGTCTGAATTAAGTAATTCTGAAGTAGATAGTGAAGTTTTTAGTAAAGTTGAAGACATGGGAAATGGACaacaatcaaaattaacaattggAAATGGAAGCTTTGAAACTGGACaacaattttcatcaaaattaataataaaaaatgaaaaacaggaAATTGGACAAAGAACGCATAGTCGAGCGAAACCTCATCATTGTGATGTttgcaataaaacattttccCAACGCAATGTGTTAACCGCACATCAACGCATTCATACgggtgaaaaacctttttcttgcGATGTTTGTGGTAAAAAGTTTACCCACAAACATCATTTAAGAGGACATCAACGAACTCATACAGGAATACGACCATATTCATGTGAtgtttgcaagaaaacattcaCCGAAAAACATACCTTAAATAGACATAAAAAATCtcatgaatga
- the LOC123296545 gene encoding serine palmitoyltransferase 2 — translation MDMRMRRNKYTGTSILCVENTTENGINKSTTNGINKSCFLKSYTNGYVEVNGQQKLPEKKKDIPNESKPKEMFEKPTLTTACLTFFGFYMLMLLGYINQILFKPKTATENYRDGYPPLYDSFERFYLNYVYRRIKDCWNTPVSSVPGSEIVIKDRITRDYGWTFELTGTETKCLNLGSYNYLGFAENNGPCAHNAVKSIEKYGISTASPRSELGTIPLHLELEALTAKFLGTEDAITFGMGFATNALNIPTLLSSGCLVISDEKNHASLILGIRLSGATTKVFKHNNMKHLEKILSDSICYGQPNKPKYTPWKKIIIVVEGIYSMEGSIVKLPEIIALKKKYKSYLYLDEAHSVGAMGPRGRGITDYYGCNPKDIDILMGTFTKSFGSAGGYIAGSKKLINFLRVNSHAHNYACSMAAPVAQQIITSMKIIMGLEESGDGKRRLNQLVRNTRYFRRRLHQMGLIVYGHEDSPVVPILVYLFSKIGAVVRLLKSKNIATVGVGFPATPLMEGRIRICLSASHTKEQLDHALEAIGEVADLLGLKYSRLPKEVGTICYEDIAIN, via the exons ATGGACATGAGAATGAGACGAAATAAATACACGGGCACTTCAATACTTTGTGTTGAAAATACAACagaaaatggaataaataaaagtacaacTAATGGcattaataaaagttgttttcttAAATCGTATACAAATGGATATGTTGAG gtcaATGGACAACAAAAACTGCcggaaaaaaagaaagatattcCAAATGAATCCAAACCGAAGGAAATGTTTGAGAAACCAACGTTAACTACAGCGTGTTTAACGTTTTTCGGTTTTTATATGCTTATGCTTCTTGGCTACATAAATCAAATCTTATTCAAACCAAAAACCGCTACAGAAAATTATCGTGATGGATACCCGCCTTTGTATGACTCATTCGAAAGATTTTACTTGAATTATGTGTATCGACGTATTAAGGATTGTTGGAATACTCCTGTGTCAAGCGTTCCAGGATCAGAAATTGTGATTAAAGATCGGATTACAAGAGATTATGGATGGACTTTTGA actTACAGGTACAGAAACGAAATGTTTGAATTTGGGTTCGTACAATTATTTAGGATTTGCTGAAAATAATGGGCCATGTGCGCATAATGCGGTGAAATCTATTGAAAAATATGGTATATCAACTGCTAGTCCCCGTTCCGAATTGGGAACAATTCCATTGCATTTAGAACTTGAAGCGTTGACTGCTAAATTTTTGGGTACTGAAGATGCTATCACTTTTGGTATGGGATTTGCTACAAACGCATTGAATATACCTACGCTGTTATCGTCAGGGTGCCTTGTTATAAGTGATGAAAAGAATCATGCTTCATTAATTTTGGGTATACGGCTGTCTGGTGCTACAACCaaagtttttaaacataata atatgaaacatttggaaaaaattttatcagattCAATATGTTATGGACAACCGAACAAGCCTAAATACACACCAtggaagaaaattataattgtggTAGAAGGTATTTACAGTATGGAAGGTTCAATTGTTAAATTACCAGAAATAATcgctttaaaaaagaaatataaatcgTATTTGTATTTGGATGAGGCACATAGCGTTGGGGCTATGGGTCCTCGTGGTCGTGGTATTACGGATTATTATGGATGTAATCCAAAAGATATTGACATTTTAATGGgaacttttacaaaaagttttggatCTGCTGGTGGATACATTGCAGGTTCtaag aaattaattaattttctacgtGTAAATAGCCATGCTCATAATTACGCTTGTTCAATGGCCGCACCCGTGGCTCAACAAATTATCACCTCCATGAAGATAATAATGGGCCTAGAAGAAAGTGGTGATGGAAAACGACGTTTAAATCAACTAGTTCGAAATACAAGATATTTTCGTCGACGATTACATCAAATGGGACTTATTGTATATGGTCACGAAGATTCTCCTGTTGTCCCAATTTTAGTCTATCTTTTCTCAAAAATAGG agCTGTAGTgagattattaaaatcaaagaaTATTGCAACAGTTGGAGTAGGTTTCCCAGCAACACCGTTAATGGAGGGTAGAATTCGTATATGTTTGTCAGCATCGCATACAAAAGAACAATTGGATCATGCATTAGAGGCAATTGGTGAAGTTGCAGATTTATTAGGTTTAAAGTATTCACGATTACCAAAAGAAGTTGGTACGATTTGTTATGAAGATATTGcgattaattaa
- the LOC123294984 gene encoding DNA fragmentation factor subunit beta, with protein sequence MLKFFSTMGDKPLKGYKITDSERKQKIGIAAKSLDDLKDKTLKKLKTNYGNSPVPKNIYFQLVDGTIVDTEQYFQTLPSQTTLVWVEEGKVAETDAERLYKTIREVNIEYITAGTKVQDFVMNELKSKIYKLADNFNKNDQHDKILLSSRLEHPDWFEGLDTRSKTKEEYLFRRSQDRIRNYYYKTKDELNNVNSKEINNLLSFLSKELKNVNYFGCYFDRRHFTIGDTNLKCLCDKNGYFYCEGKWNKAKCESIPKHVINPYDSRESRILFQTWNLDHVVERSRSIIPKIITNKEDHINFQKVFNDLFTKHNLKLVHIVCHDKQRHLKDISDYSITKNDDQELHLK encoded by the exons atgctgaaatttttttcaacaatggGTGATAAG CCGTTAAAAGGATATAAAATTACTGACTCTGAgaggaaacaaaaaattggtattgCTGCAAAAAGTTTAGatgatttaaaagataaaacactaaaaaaattaaaaacaaactacggg aaTTCGCCAGTgccaaaaaacatatattttcaattggTTGATGGAACCATTGTTGATACTGAACAATACTTTCAAACACTTCCATCACAAACGACACTAGTGTGGGTTGAGGAAGGCAAAGTCGCAGAAActg ATGCGGAACGTTTGTACAAAACAATACGGGAAGTCAACATTGAATACATAACTGCCGGTACCAAAGTACAAGATTTTGTGATGAACGAATTGAAATCGAAAATATACAAACTagctgataattttaataaaaacgacCAGCATGATAAAATATTGTTGAGTTCAAGGCTTGAACATCCAGATTGGTTTGAGG gttTAGACACAAGatcaaaaacaaaagaagaaTATTTATTTCGTAGATCACAGGACCGTATccgtaattattattataaaacaaaagatgAATTAAACAATGTCAATTCaaaggaaattaataatttattatcatttttatcaaaagaattaaagaatgttaattattttggttGTTATTTCGATAGAAGACATTTTACAATTGGTgatactaatttaaaatgtttatgtgATAAAAATGGTTACTTTTATTGTGAAGGTAAATGGAATAAAGCAAAATGTGAAAGTATACCAAAGCATGTTATAAATCCGTATGATAGCCGTGAATCGagaatattatttcaaacatgGAATTTAGATCATGTTGTTGAACGATCTAGATCGATTAtaccaaaaataattacaaataaagaggatcatattaattttcaaaaagtttttaatgatttatttacaaaacataatttaaaattagttcataTTGTTTGTCATGATAAACAACGgcatttaaaagatatttctgATTATAGTATTACAAAAAATGATGATCAAGaacttcatttaaaatga
- the LOC123296113 gene encoding uncharacterized protein LOC123296113, with translation MCTNKETITAFISKSIPELTRNARAKISEHSKNDLNECDIRWELHNKKIECDKANEQIRELQNKIDNLRIEWRSQQEHLGKLNQEYIQLQQTLGEHSIYCATLGATMGSLLWKVSRLDGAIESMLESNRINQMLIIMDNSLKAFIEVFGRDIPDPYGNEYQFVLSWMGILTNISACPDGRYYLLNKCEGQQLITNLIDSVQKLTHHNGVLLQRMILMILYNLMINANGVIFIQNHTEFTSILSKTLLNCKVDKEIQDLIYKLIYALTQNIPTCQYLKHLKETLPWGHIETTICDRQSPNQDIANKIKINCKNMENKIQMEKLWNNRPEELIIGMALNVPLTSTTNVTNKKYEPSQKISAHTFVKTPSKSSIHSSSENVDMNNATVAEKTYLPDLNFSDQSQAINFCLWGDRAAKWNKGEIDKNVQTKVAQRNSYKLEDDDLPRNTECIFAKNITLTANIVPCDDDTNPVNMKPNKDTNMNIKIIAATEKHNEGETESEKQTHNTEISTDTNKLLYTINRIMTTSTENYISKLEVDSDFIVENSVENAIPECNDQQYSPELKKHNEAGGKMLARDVI, from the exons atgtgtacaaacaaAGAGACAATAACTGCATTCATCTCAAAATCAATACCAGAATTAACACGAAATGCTCGTGCAAAAATATCGGAACATAGTAAAAATGATCTTAATGAATGTGATATTCGCTGggaattacataataaaaaaatagaatgtgATAAAGCTAATGAACAAATTCgggaattacaaaataaaattgataatttacgTATTGAATGGCGATCACAACAAGAACATTTAGGGAAATTAAATCAAGAGTATATACAATTACAACAGACACTTGGTGAACATAGTATTTACTGTGCAACATTAG GTGCAACAATGGGTAGTTTATTATGGAAAGTATCACGACTTGATGGCGCAATTGAAAGTATGTTAGAAAGTAATCGTATTAATCAAATGCTTATAATTATGGATAATTCATTAAAAGCATTTATTGAGGTGTTTGGCCGTGATATACCTGATCCATATGGTAACGAATATCAGTTTGTATTATCATGGATGGGTATTCTAACAAATATAAGTGCATGTCCAGATGGACGCTACTATTTACTTAACAAGTGTGAAGGACAACagttgatcacaaatttgattGATAGTGTACAAAAATTGACACATCATAACg GAGTACTATTGCAGCGTATgatattaatgattttatataacTTAATGATCAATGCAAATGGTGTAATATTCATCCAAAATCATACCGAATTTACATCAATATTAAGCAAAACATTATTGAATTGTAAAGTTGATAAAGAAATacaagatttaatttataaattaatatatgctCTAACACAAAATATACCAACATGTCAGTATTTAAAACATCTAAAAGAAACCTTACCATGGGGCCATATTGAAACAACCATATGCGATAGACAATCACCAAATCAAgatattgcaaataaaattaaaatcaattgcaaaaatatggaaaataaaatacaaatggaAAAACTATGGAATAATCGACCAGAGGAATTAATTATTGGTATGGCGTTAAATGTGCCATTAACTTCAACAACGAacgtaacaaataaaaaatatgaaccatcacaaaaaatttcagcaCATACATTTGTAAAAACACCGTCAAAAAGTTCAATACATTCTTCGTCTGAGAATGTTGATATGAATAATGCTACAGTGGcagaaaaaacttatttaccAGACTTAAACTTCTCTGATCAATCACAggcgattaatttttgtttgtgggGAGATAGAGCCGCAAAATGGAATAAAGGTGAAATTGATAAGAATGTACAAAC TAAAGTTGCACAAAGAAACTCGTACAAATTAGAAGACGATGACCTTCCTAGAAATACAGAATGTattttcgcaaaaaatattacacTCACTGCAAATATTGTACCTTGTGATGATGACACAAATCCAGTAAATATGAAACCTAATAAGGATACAAATATGAACATCAAAATAATAGCTGCAACCGAAAAGCATAATGAAGGTGAAACCGAATCTGAGAAACAAACACATAATACTGAAATTTCAACGGatacaaataaattactgtACACAATAAATCGTATAATGACGACTTCAACTGAAAACTATATTTCTAAATTAGAAGTTGATTCAGATTTTATAGTAGAGAATTCCGTTGAAAATGCGATTCCAGAATGTAATGATCAACAATATTCACCTGAATTGAAAAAGCACAA tgaagcgggtggaaAAATGCTAGCGCGTGATGTTATATAG